The segment GTCGTATCGAACCGGAGTTTGGCGATGAAACAATCCGACCAAATGTTAAACGAAGTGTCGAACGCTCCGGATGTCCTAGGGAAATTGTTGTAGTACCCTGCACTCTGGTAAGTATCGCCAAATAAAATGACCGCACCACTCGAATCTCTGATGATGTCGCCACGCGGTTGATCGCTGCCGCCGCCACCCAAGTAGGTGCTGTATAACAGTCGCGATCCAGTGGAATCTAAGTAACTAAGAAAACAGTCATCGAACCCTCCATTAAAGGAGAAATTGAAAGCATTGGAAGTCGTTGGAAAATCACTACTTGCTGTACTACCAAATACAAGTGCTCCACCATTGCCGTCATTTGTGATTTGATAACAGGATGAACCTGCACCAATATGATTTGGTGTTCCACCAATGAAGGTGCTATAAATAAGTTGCGAACCGGTATTGTCCAATCTTGTGACAAAACCGTCGTCAACTTCGTCAACCTTTGACGTATCGAATGCATTGGCTGTTGTCGGATAATTTGCGCTAAAGGTGCGCCCACCGACGATAACGCCACCCCGATTATCGCTTGTTAACGAACTTTCGTAATCTTCATCATGTCCGCCAAGATAGGAGGAATAGATCAATCGCGATTCGCTGAGACGAAACTTCAACACGAAACAATCGCCGATGTTACCAGTACCATGACCGTTGTAGGTCGTATCGAAGGCATTCGGCGTTACCGGAAAGTCGCTGCTGTTCGTCGTTCCGGTAATCACGAAGTCGCCGTTCGCTTCGCGGATGAAATCGCTACAATAGTCGTTACGGGAACCGCCGAAAAACGTACTGTACAGCAATTGCGTCCCGTTACCATTCAATTGGGCGAAAAACCCGTCGTTAGTGCCACCGTTAAAAGTCGGATCGTATGCGTTGGGGGTTGACGGGAAGTCCGAGTTAGCGGATCCAATCACGAAACAACCTCCTGCCCCATCGGAGATTAATTGGGGACATCCGCTGATATGATGTCCCCCTAAGTAGGTGCCGAAGAGAAGTGCCGAACCAGAGTTATCCAATTTGGCTATAAAGTACTCGTCGGGACCACCGTTGTAAGTGCGGCTGTAGACCCCGGTAGTGGTGGGAAAGTTTGCGCTATTCGTTTGTCCCGAAACAATCAGACCGAAGCTACCATCAGTGATAATCGCACCGTAACATTCGTCGCCGAAACCGCCTAAATATGTACTGAAAATTAGTTGCGATCCGTTGTTGTTTAACTGAGTGACAAAAATATCGAAACCGCCGCTGATCGATGGGTCGTAACACCCGGCGGTGATTGGGAAGTCAAATGATTCGGTGTTTCCAATCAGGTAGACTCCACCCTGTCCGTCGCTGGCAATGCCATACGCGTAATCGTTCTCGCTACCCCCTAAAGCGGTACTGTAGATGAGGGGATCAATGCGTAAGGAATGGTCGGGATTGTAACCGTTTGGGAGTGTGATTCCGAATATGTTTTTGTCGGTGAGTTGGAATGCTGCTTCGATTTCATTACGAGTACCATTCGCTGACACTTGATACACACTTGGCAGCGCCGTTCGCAATTCTCCCAATGATGTTGGAAGGAGAAGTTCGGGGACAGGGAGCCGGGAACAGGGGACAGTGGCTCGGGATTCGGGACTCGGGGTTCGAGAAGTAGTTCCTCCAGTGGTTCGTGAATCGCGAAGCAGGTCACGAACAATCTCTGCGGGCGTGCGCGGCACGCCCCTACTGTTCCCTGTCTCCGGTTCCCTGTTCCCGTTAACCAAATGGGATTGCTTCGTCGCTGCGCTGCCTCGCAATGACAATCCAGTTTCTTGAGCCCCGAACCCCGAAATCCGATCCCCCTCTAACCCCTTCACAGACATTCGAACTTGACTGGGATCGAAAC is part of the bacterium genome and harbors:
- a CDS encoding T9SS type A sorting domain-containing protein; translated protein: MPRTPAEIVRDLLRDSRTTGGTTSRTPSPESRATVPCSRLPVPELLLPTSLGELRTALPSVYQVSANGTRNEIEAAFQLTDKNIFGITLPNGYNPDHSLRIDPLIYSTALGGSENDYAYGIASDGQGGVYLIGNTESFDFPITAGCYDPSISGGFDIFVTQLNNNGSQLIFSTYLGGFGDECYGAIITDGSFGLIVSGQTNSANFPTTTGVYSRTYNGGPDEYFIAKLDNSGSALLFGTYLGGHHISGCPQLISDGAGGCFVIGSANSDFPSTPNAYDPTFNGGTNDGFFAQLNGNGTQLLYSTFFGGSRNDYCSDFIREANGDFVITGTTNSSDFPVTPNAFDTTYNGHGTGNIGDCFVLKFRLSESRLIYSSYLGGHDEDYESSLTSDNRGGVIVGGRTFSANYPTTANAFDTSKVDEVDDGFVTRLDNTGSQLIYSTFIGGTPNHIGAGSSCYQITNDGNGGALVFGSTASSDFPTTSNAFNFSFNGGFDDCFLSYLDSTGSRLLYSTYLGGGGSDQPRGDIIRDSSGAVILFGDTYQSAGYYNNFPRTSGAFDTSFNIWSDCFIAKLRFDTTSVTIEPTSIPTAFTLHQNYPNPFNSSTTISYSLPKPGNVDVRLFDITGREVATLVNQKQQTGSNRVTFDGKKLSSGTYFVR